The stretch of DNA TAGTTGCGCTGGGCCTCGGTGAGCGGCGTCGCCAGCAGCATCTCGGTCATTCCCAGCACGCCGTTCATGGGCGTGCGGATTTCGTGGCTCATGGTGGCCAGGAAAGCGCTCTTGGCGCGGCTGGCCGCCTCGGCCGCATTCTTGGCCTTTTCCAGCTGCTCGGTGCGTACGCCGACCTGGCGTTCCAGCTCGTCGCGGTGGTGCAGCAGGGCGGCGCCGCGGTCCTCGATCTGGGCCATCATGGTATTGAAGCTGTCGATCAGCTGACCCAGTTCATCGGTGCGCTGGTGCGCGATGCGCAGGCTGTAGTTCTGGCTGGTGGAGACCTTCTGCGCGGCCAGGATCAGTTTCGTCACCGGATCGGCGATGCTGCGCTTGAAGCGGCCGGCCATGGCCACCGCGACCACCAGCGACACCAGCATCGCCAGGCCCATCACCGCCAGCCCGGCGAGGATGTCGATCCAGGTCGCGACAAGGTCGGTCTCGATCATGACCACGCCCACCTGCAATTCGCCCGCCGTCACCGGCTGGTACAGGCGCATGCGGCGCGACAGCAGGACCTGGGCTTTGGCATTGGCGGCGGCCAGGGCGTCGGCATCGGTCCCGTCCAGGGCCTCGGGCGCGGCCAGGTCCTCGGCGGGACTGTCGCTGGCCGCCAGGTACTGCGCGAAGGGCTTGCCGTCGCGGTCGTACAGGATGGCGGAAGCGATGTCGCTCTTGGCCGCCAGTGCGCCGAGTGCATTGCGGGCCCGCGCTTTGTCGCGCAGCAGCAGGTAGTCGGCGCTGCTGGCCGCGATGACCTGGGCGAAGGTCCGCAGCTGTATCGCCGCTTCCTTGCGGTGGTTCGCCACCGAGGTCGCGGCAAAGGCTGCGAACACGAACAGCAGTGCGGTCGCGGTCGAGAGCAGCGAGATGATGGTCAGCTTCTGGTTCAGGCTGGAGCGCTCGAAGTTCGGCATTCTGATCCCGCAGGCACGTCGGAACAGCCCGGCGCCGGACGACGCAGGGCTTCCTTGCGGAATGCAAATTCCCGCAAGAAAAAAATATACGTTCAAGGAGATGGGGTAGCGTTGACGGAGGTCAATATACGTAGGGCACAAGCACGAGGCATGTGCCAATCAGCGACAAGCTTGACCGCATTGACGACATCGCGGGCCGCTGAAACAACAGAGGGACGCCGCGGCGTCCCCCGATGGACCCCGTGGGGTCCATGTGTGATGCATCAAGCCGTCTTCAGCAGCAGGTGGCCCGCTTGCCGCCGTAGCGTGCTTCCTGGCGCTCGCGGAAGAACTCCTCATAAGTCATCGGCGTCTGGTCCGGATGGGTACGTTCCATGTGCGCCAGGTAGGTGTCGTACTCGGGCAGGCCGACCATCAGGCGCATGCTCTGCCCGAGGTACTTGCCTGCTTCCTTGCCTGCTTCCAGCAAAGCGCCGAACATCATGGCACCTGTGGAGCAGGCATCGCGACGTACGGGGTCTCCTGTGCGGTCGGGCTGTTGCTCGCGCGGGCAGCCATGACGGTGCGCACGCCATACACCAGCACCGCCAGCACCACGAACATGAAGAAGCCCGACAGCGTCGCGTTGACGTAGTCGTTGAAGATGATGCGCTCCATCTGCTCGATGGTCTTGGCCGGCGCCAGCA from Massilia varians encodes:
- a CDS encoding YbdD/YjiX family protein; the encoded protein is MFGALLEAGKEAGKYLGQSMRLMVGLPEYDTYLAHMERTHPDQTPMTYEEFFRERQEARYGGKRATCC